ACCTATAAGTTTCAAACCAAAACGGATCAACCTGCACGCTTGGCCACCCAAAAGCCAATTGTGCTGTTTCTATGGTTCTACAAAAGGGACTGGCTATGACGGGATAACTAATAGGAATTTGCAAACTGCGGAGAATTTCTCCATAGTAAACCGCCTGTCTTCTTCCCCTATCTGAAAGATTTCTTTGAGTAAAACAGTACCAAAAATTTAAATAAGGTTGATCTATTCCAACGGTTGCTTCTCCATGCCTAGCATACAGTACATGCCCGCCCTCCCTAAGTAAATCCAGTAACGATTCATTCAATCTAACCAATCCTTTCACATACATTTTACAAGATTACTAATACTGTATGATTTTAACCTTAAATTGTTAATCTCTATTTTCTTCAACTAATAATTAAAATAAAAAAACAAACGGAATACACTGATACTTTCTTCCGTTTGTTTAAACAAGTTGATTTTGCTTTTACCGAATATAGGCGTAAAACATAATCAAACAGTTGGTATGAAAATATTTTATGGATGAGGTAAATTCGTCATCCCTGGTAGCTGATTCAGCCAGCATCATATTACCTATTGCCAATGCAGAATCTGGCATGGCATTTCCATTATCTTTTAAGTGAGAAACGATTACAAACGTAGGTGCATTGTATAAAAAATTCGCATTTCTATCCTTTGCCTTTTCAATTAGAAATACCTCTTTTCCTTCAATAATTAGATACTTCTTTCTATTTCAACCAATATTCTTTACAATCATTCGTCCTTTCCATAAATCCATAGTCAACCAGGTACCGTCTAATCACTACATAATCGTCATAAATTTCCTTTAATATCTGATTTAACTCTTTTTCAGTATAACGTTTTCCATGCTCCAACTGTTCTGATATTTTTGTCAAAATTACAATTTTTTTCTTTTCTTTTTTAGGGAATGTTTTTAATCTTAAAGGAGATAAACTTTCAAATGCAGTTTTCAATATTTGCTCTTTTTCTTTTTCTGTAGTAACATAGCGATCATCAACCATGACTGCATTACTATGAATGGGTACAATCATCTCATCAGTCGATGACTTTTTTTCCATTACTTGCTCGTAGATAGCCAAATACATTTTCGCCTGTTTTGCTTTTTCACGAAACATAAATCTTTGATGTCTTACTGTTGAGGAAGAAATCCCAAGTATTTTTGCAATTTCTTTATCAGCTACATCCGAATACATCAAAAATAATAATTCCTTCTGATTATCTGTAAGTGTATTATACTTAGATTCTGTATAAAGCAAATGCTTTAAATTGTCCCTATGATCCATCTCAACATGTATTTTAACTGCACGAGATGCTTCAAAAAATCTACCATCAAAAGAATAAATTTCCCCCACTTCAAATACCTTTTTACAAGTATTGCAAATGTAGGAATTAGTATCTATATTAAATCTATATCCCTTCTTAAGCTCTTCTATAGAAAGTTTGTCAATTTCCACATCAATTACTCCTTTCGTCTATTGTTAATATAAACATATTATATATTAGTTTG
The sequence above is drawn from the Clostridium formicaceticum genome and encodes:
- a CDS encoding histidine phosphatase family protein, translated to MNESLLDLLREGGHVLYARHGEATVGIDQPYLNFWYCFTQRNLSDRGRRQAVYYGEILRSLQIPISYPVIASPFCRTIETAQLAFGWPSVQVDPFWFETYRLSGNLSNAEQKRILDTLKAKLEIKPPQGSSKVIIAHSFPEGIGLGPIPNMGTVIVKPRGQGNGYEIISKLSLLDLANLSR
- a CDS encoding DUF2087 domain-containing protein, whose product is MEIDKLSIEELKKGYRFNIDTNSYICNTCKKVFEVGEIYSFDGRFFEASRAVKIHVEMDHRDNLKHLLYTESKYNTLTDNQKELLFLMYSDVADKEIAKILGISSSTVRHQRFMFREKAKQAKMYLAIYEQVMEKKSSTDEMIVPIHSNAVMVDDRYVTTEKEKEQILKTAFESLSPLRLKTFPKKEKKKIVILTKISEQLEHGKRYTEKELNQILKEIYDDYVVIRRYLVDYGFMERTNDCKEYWLK